In Rhodoligotrophos appendicifer, the following are encoded in one genomic region:
- a CDS encoding SDR family oxidoreductase: protein MNLDLDGCKALITGASKGLGKACAKALADEGARVFICARNAEETEQTAREIGASGWMSADVSQFEEVRKLMAGATAALGGLDILVANAGGPPTGPFDRAPDQDWDIANQLTLMSAVRLTREALPALKASGRGRVIHLTGYGVKEPMTDLVVSDAVRAGVTVMAKTLATDLGPFGITVNCIAPGPIMTDRLIQVHAARADNIGISLDEQFKRFAETIPVRRVGEPKEIGDLCAFLCSPQAGYITGQAIVVDGGVNRSI from the coding sequence ATGAATCTTGATCTTGATGGCTGCAAGGCACTCATCACCGGGGCCAGCAAAGGGCTCGGAAAGGCCTGTGCGAAGGCACTAGCAGACGAAGGCGCTCGTGTTTTCATCTGTGCCAGGAATGCAGAGGAGACCGAGCAGACGGCAAGAGAGATCGGCGCGAGCGGATGGATGTCTGCGGACGTCTCTCAATTCGAAGAAGTGCGCAAGCTAATGGCTGGAGCGACAGCTGCGCTCGGCGGGCTAGACATACTGGTTGCCAATGCTGGCGGACCGCCGACTGGCCCTTTCGACAGAGCGCCGGATCAAGATTGGGATATTGCTAACCAGTTGACCCTGATGAGCGCGGTTCGCCTGACTAGGGAAGCCCTGCCAGCGCTTAAGGCCTCAGGGCGCGGTCGAGTAATTCACCTCACCGGTTATGGCGTGAAGGAACCCATGACCGATCTCGTGGTGTCTGATGCCGTGCGGGCGGGGGTCACCGTCATGGCCAAAACACTTGCGACAGACCTAGGCCCCTTCGGCATCACGGTTAACTGCATCGCACCCGGGCCCATCATGACCGACCGCCTGATCCAAGTGCATGCAGCGCGAGCGGACAATATTGGAATAAGCCTAGACGAACAGTTCAAGAGGTTCGCCGAGACGATTCCAGTTAGGCGGGTGGGAGAACCGAAGGAAATCGGTGACCTTTGCGCCTTCCTATGCTCCCCACAGGCCGGATACATCACCGGCCAAGCGATCGTCGTAGATGGTGGCGTTAACAGATCCATTTAG
- a CDS encoding Zn-ribbon domain-containing OB-fold protein, whose protein sequence is MQSLAGDAFVPDAEGGPVLIGGECEECGNLTYPRAAVCPVCMSEELQPVEMSREGILYSFTMVHVGPSHWKKPFALGYVDLPNGVRVFSHLRGDTIRIGCRMTLSTGELGHNPDGTTVTSFVFQPSET, encoded by the coding sequence ATGCAGTCGCTGGCAGGCGATGCCTTTGTCCCCGATGCTGAAGGCGGACCAGTTCTTATCGGTGGAGAATGCGAGGAGTGCGGGAACTTGACCTATCCTCGCGCCGCTGTATGCCCCGTCTGCATGAGCGAGGAACTGCAGCCCGTGGAGATGTCACGAGAAGGAATACTCTACTCCTTCACGATGGTTCATGTGGGGCCAAGTCATTGGAAGAAGCCATTTGCGCTTGGCTATGTCGACTTGCCGAATGGCGTAAGAGTGTTCAGCCACTTACGCGGTGACACAATCAGAATTGGCTGCCGCATGACGCTTTCAACAGGCGAACTCGGCCACAACCCCGACGGGACAACCGTCACCAGCTTCGTGTTTCAGCCATCGGAGACATGA